From a region of the Lactococcus garvieae genome:
- a CDS encoding plasmid mobilization protein, which translates to MDQKEVSQNQTKYIQFRLSEEQYNKLKISGETYGLSPNLYAKKLAQKSHLKKPYLEHDQAKSLLLELSKQGTNLNQIAKKLNQFDRMDNQDKELIEALRYTYGVLAQAQKGYQELWQQLQK; encoded by the coding sequence ATGGATCAGAAAGAAGTATCACAAAATCAAACAAAGTACATTCAATTTAGATTATCTGAAGAACAATACAATAAGCTGAAAATTTCAGGAGAAACATATGGACTCTCTCCGAATCTTTATGCGAAAAAATTAGCACAAAAATCTCATTTAAAAAAACCTTATCTCGAACATGACCAAGCGAAATCTTTATTATTAGAACTCTCAAAACAAGGAACCAATTTAAATCAAATCGCCAAGAAACTCAATCAATTCGATCGGATGGACAACCAAGATAAAGAGCTGATCGAGGCTTTACGCTATACATACGGAGTACTCGCTCAAGCTCAAAAGGGGTATCAAGAGTTATGGCAACAATTGCAAAAATAA